GTCGGCGGCGAACGCCGGTGCCGCGCCGAACGCGGCCACGCCGTAGTCGCGCGCGAGTTGCTCGCGCTTGGCCGCGTCCAGCTCGACCACCTGCAATACATGGCCGCCCTGACGGGCGAGGCCGGCGAGGATGGCGCCGGCCATGTTGCCGCCACCGATAAACGTGATCTTCATTGTTCTTCCTTCGTTCAGGCTTACGGCGCGCCGTAGACGCGCGCGCCGAATATCGCGCTGCCGACGCGCACCAGGGTCGCGCCTTCGGCAATCGCCAGTTCGAGGTCGGCCGACATGCCCATCGACAAGGTGTCGAGCGCCAGCCCCTCGGCGTTGAGTGTTTCGAGCAGCCGGCGCAGCGCGGCGAACTGCTCGGCCAACCTTGCCGTGTCTTCGGTCGGCTCGGGAATGCACATCAGGCCGCGCAGTTTCAGACTCGGTAACGCCGCGACGGCGCGCGCGAGCGCCGGCGCGTCTTCGAGCGCGACGCCGCTCTTCGTCGCCTCGCCCGACACGTTGACCTGCACGCAGACGTTCAGCGGCGGCAGGGCGGCCGGACGCTGCGCCGACAGCCGCTCGGCAATCTTCAGCCGGTCGACGGTGTGCACCCAGTCGGCGCGCTCGGCCACCGGCCGCGTCTTGTTCGACTGCAAGGGGCCGATGAAATGCCATTCGAGCGGCAGCTCGGCCAACGTCGTGGTCTTTTCAACCAGTTCCTGCACGTAGTTTTCGCCGAACGCGGTCACGCCGGCCGCGTGGGCGGCGCGCACGGCGTCGGCGGGAAAGGTCTTGCTGACCGCCAAGAGCGCGACCGAACCGGCCGGGCGGCGCGTGGCGGCGGTGGCGGCATCGAGGCGTTGCTGGACCGACGCGAGCGCGTCGGCAATGGAAAGACTCATGAACGATCCTTGTGCGGCAGGCGCATCGCTGCAACAGTAAGGGCAATCGCCGGGACGGCACGTATCCAGCGCGCAGGGCTAAGCTTTACAATCCCAATGTAATTATTAAGCCGCCGGCATCCAACCGGGGGCCCGCGCTCACGGATGGGGAGAATTATAAATGGAAATTTCCGACCTCTTGGCGTTCACCGTCAAGAACAAGGCCTCGGACCTGCACCTGTCGGCCGGCCTGCCGCCGATGATCCGCGTCAACGGCGACGTGCGCCGCATCAACCTGCCGCCGCTGGCGCACCCCGACGTGCACGACATGGTGTACGACATCATGAACGACTACCAGCGCAAGATCTTCGAAGATCAGTACGAATGCGACTTCTCATTCGAATTGCCCGGCATCGCGCGCTTTCGCGTGAACGCCTTCGTGCAGAACCGCGGCATGGGCGCGGTGTTCCGCGTGATCCCGTCCAAGGTCTTGACGCTCGAGGACCTGGCGGCGCCACGCATCTTCCAGGACATCGCCAGCTACTCGCGCGGCCTGGTGCTGGTGACCGGCCCGACCGGTTCGGGCAAGTCGACCACGCTGGCGGCGATGGTCGACTACGTCAACGAGAACCAGTATTCGCACATCCTCACCATCGAGGACCCGATCGAGTTCGTGCACGAGAGCCGCAAGTGCCTGATCAACCAGCGCGAGCTCGGCCAGCAGACGCACAGCTTCGCCAACGCGCTGAAAAGCGCGCTGCGCGAGGATCCGGACGTGATCCTGGTCGGCGAATTGCGCGACCTCGACACCATCCGCCTCGCGCTGACCGCCGCCGAGACCGGCCACCTGGTGTTCGGCACGCTGCACACCAGCAGTGCCGCCAAGACCGTCGACCGTATCGTCGACGTGTTCCCGGCGGGCGAAAAGGAAATGGTGCGCTCGATGCTGTCCGAAAGCCTACGCGCGGTGATCTCGCAGAGCCTGTTGAAGACGCGCGACGAGACGGGCCGCGTCGCGGCGCACGAGATCCTGATCGGCACGGCGGCGGTGCGCAACCTGATCCGCGAGAACAAGATCGCGCAGATCAACTCGATGCTGCAGACCGGCCAGCAGCACGGCATGCAGACGCTCGACCAGTGCCTGACCGAACTGGTGCGGCGCAACCTGGTGTCGGTCAGCGAGGCGCGCCAGAAAGCGTCCAACAAAGACCTGTTCTAAGACGCCGGATAAGAAAGGATCAACATGGAAAAGGATCAGGCGTCGCGCTTCATCCACGACATCCTCAAGCACGCTACAGGCAAGAACGCGTCCGACGTGTTCATCGCCGCCGACTTCCCGGCCGCGATGAAGATAGACGGCAAGATCACGCCGGTGTCGCAGCAGGTCTTGTCGGCGCAGCATTCGAAGGAACTGGTGCGCGCGGTGATGAACGACAGGCAGACCGAGGAATTCGAGGCGACGCGCGAGGCGAACTTCGCGATCAGCCCGCCCGGCGTCGGCCGTTTCCGCGTCAGCGCCTACCAGGAGCAGGGCCGCGTCGGCATGGTGCTGCGTAAGATCAACACCGAGATCCCGACCGTCGACGGCCTCGGCCTGCCCGAGGTGCTCAAGGACATCGGGATGATCAAGCGCGGGCTGGTGATCTTCGTCGGCGGCACCGGTTCGGGCAAGTCGACGTCGCTCGCGGCGATGGTCGACTGGCGCAACAGCAACGCCGCCGACCACATCATCACCATCGAGGACCCGATCGAGTTCGTGCACGCGCACAAGAAGAGCATCGTCACGCAGCGTGAGATCGGCGTCGACACCGACGGCTGGAACGTCGCGCTGAAGAACACGCTCAGGCAGGCGCCCGACGTGATCCTGATGGGCGAGATCCGCGACAGCGAGACGATGGGCTACGCGCTGCAGTTCGCCGAGACCGGCCACCTGTGCCTGGCGACGCTGCACGCGAACAACGCCAACCAGGCGCTCGACCGCATCCTGAACTTCTTCCCCGAGGAGCGTCACCAGCAGGTGCTGATGGACCTGTCGCTGAACATGCGTTCCATCATCTCGCAACGGCTGGTCCCCAAGCGCGGCGCGCGCGGCCGTGTCGCGGCGGTAGAGATCCTGCTGAACAGCCCGCTGGTCGCCGACATGATCTTCAAGGGCGAGATCGCCGGCCTGAAGGAGGTGATGGGCCGTTCGCGCGAGGGCGGCATGCAGACCTTCGACCAGGCGCTGTTCGACCTGTTCGAGGAAGGCCTGATCGGCTACGAGGACGCGCTGAAGAATGCCGACTCGGTGAACGACCTCAGGCTGAAGATCAAGCTCTACAGCGAGGCCGGCCGCGCGCGCGACCCGCTCGACGGCATCGACCACCTCGACATCCTGTGACGCTTCGCCCCGCTCTGGCGGGGCGTTTTCTTGCTGGACTCGCCATGCGCCTCTTCTTCGCCGTCTGGCCCGACAACGCCGCCCGCGCCGCGCTGGCGCAACACGCCATCGGCCCGTGGCCACACGGCACGCGCCCCATCCGCGACGACGCGCTGCACCTGACGCTCGCCTTCCTCGGCGACGTCGACGAGGCGGTGTTGCCGGCGCTCGAAGCGCTCGGCGCCAGGCTCGGCCAACGTTGTGTCCCGACGCGGATGCGGCTGACGAAGTTCGGCCACTGGAACAACGGCATCGTATGGGCGGCGCCGGAGCGCACGCCCAAGGCCCTCACCGGGCTGGTCGCCGAGCTGCGCCAAGGCCTGGCCGAGCTCGGCGTCGAGTCCGACACGCGCCGCTACAAGCCGCACATCACGCTCGCGCGCCGTGCGTCACACCTGCCGCCGCTCGCACCGGGCGCCATCGTCTATCCGCTCGACCACCTGGCGCTGGTCGCCTCCGAAGCCGGGCCGACAGGCCAGGTGGCCTACCGCACGCTCGCGCGCTGGCCGCTCTCCGGTCGCAAGAAGCGGGCGCGTTCCAAGCCCGAAGCCCCGCCCTTGGGCTGAGCCGAGCTCGGCCGCGCGCAAACAACGCCCCGCAAGCGGGGCGTTGGCGTAAAGCAAGGGCGAACCGGTTTCACGTGAAACCGGATGCGGCCCGGCTCAATGCTGCAGTATCTTCGACAGGAACTGCTGCGCGCGTTCGCCGCGCGGCGCGCCGAAGAAGTCATCCTTGCTGCAGTCCTCGATGATCTGGCCGCGGTCCATGAAGATCACGCGGTCGGCGACGCGGCGCGCGAAGCCCATCTCGTGCGTCACGCACATCATCGTCATGCCCTCGTGCGCAAGCTGCGTCATCACGTCGAGCACCTCGTTGATCATCTCCGGGTCGAGCGCGCTGGTCGGCTCGTCGAACAGCATCGCGATCGGGTCCATCGCCAGCGCGCGCGCGATCGCGACGCGCTGCTGCTGGCCGCCGGACAGCTGGCCCGGATACTTGGCCGCCTGCGCCGTGAGGCCGACGCGCTCGAGCAGCTTCATGCCCTTGTCGCGCGCCTCGTCGGCGCCGCGGCCGAGCACCTTCATCTGCGCGATGGTCAGGTTGTCGGTGATCGTCAGATGCGGAAACAGCTCGAAGTTCTGGAACACCATGCCGATCCGTGCGCGCAACTTGGGCAGGTCGGTCTTCGGGTCGCCGACCGAGATGCCGTCGACGCTGATCGCGCCCTTCTGGAACGGCTCGAGCGCGTTCACGCACTTGATCAGCGTGGACTTGCCCGAGCCGGACGGCCCGCACACGACGACGACATCGCCCTTGTTCACCGCGGTACTGCAGTCGGTCAGCACCTGGAAGTCGCCGTACCACTTGCTGACGTTGTCGATCGAGATCATCGGGTTCATACGGTCAACCTTTGCTGTAAACGCTTCACCAGGCTCGAAGCGCCGAAGCTGATGAGGAAGTACACGAGGCCGGCGAACAGCAGGAATTCATGCGGCAGGCCGACGATGTCGCCCTTGGAGCGGGCGGTGTTGAGAAAGTCCATCAGGCCCACCGCGTACACCAGCGAGGTATCCTGGAACAGGATGATGCTCTGCTGCAGGAGCAAAGGCGTCATCTTGCGGAAGGCCTGCGGCAGCACGACGAGGCGCATCGCCTGGCCATAGCTCATGCCGAGCGCGTAGGCGGCGCTGATCTGGCCGCGCGTGATCGACTGGATGCCGGCGCGCACGATCTCGCTGTAGTACGCCGCCTCGAACAGCATGAAGGCCACCAGACAAGACGTGAACGCGCCGACCGGCGTGTCGCTGCCAGTGATCCAGCGCAACACGAACGGCACCGCGAAATAGAACCAGGTGATCACCAAGAGCAGCGGCACCGAGCGGAAGATGTTCACGTAGCCCTTCGCGAACCCCGACAGCAAGCGATGGCTCGACAGCCGCGCAAGCGCGAGCACGGTGCCGATCGCGACGCCGCCGGCCACCGCGAGCGCCAGCAGTTTCAGCGTCAGCCACATGCCGTCGGCGAGGCCGGGCAGCGACGGGCCGATCTGGGAGAAGTCGAACGCCATCATTTGCCTCCGCTGCCGATGAGGCCGGGCACGCTGACGCGCTTCTCGACCCAGGCCATGCCCTTCATCAGGCTCATGTTCAGCACGAAGTAGATCGCCGTCGCCAGCGTGAACGCCTCGAACAGGTTGGCGGTGAACTCGGCGGTCTGCTTGGTCTGCGCGAGCAGTTCCATCAGGCCGATCAGCGACGCCACCGACGAATTCTTGAAGATGTTCAGGAACTCGGAGGTGAGCGGCGGGATGATGATGCGGAAGGCCTGAGGCAGCAGCACGTGACGGTAGATCTGGGTCAGCGAGAAGCCCATCGCCAGCGCCGCATGGGTCTGCCCGCGCGGCAGCGCCTGGATGCCGGTGCGCACCTGTTCGCACACGCGCGCGGCGGTGAACAGCGCGAGGCACACCACGACCGACAGATAGGCCGACACGGCCGGGTTCAGGTCCTGCTTGAACCAGATCTGCGCGCGCTCGGGCAACAGGTCGGGCACCAGGAAGTACCAGACGAAGAGCTGCACCAGAAGCGGCACGTTACGGAAGAGTTCGACGTAGATCGTCGCGATGCGCGCCACGAGCCTGTTCGGCACGGTGCGCATCACGCCGAGTACCGAGCCCAGCGCCAGCGCGATGATCCAGGCGACCAGCGCGACGGCGACGGTCCAGCCGAGGCCCGCGACGAACCAGTCGAGGTAGATTTCCTGACCGATCCCAGTGGACTTGAAGAAGACGCCCCAGTCCCAGTGGTAATTCATGTGATCCTCCCAAGCGTAGGGTCGCGATCGCTCCCCGCACCCGGCCGCCGGGGCAGGCCGGATCGGGACGACAAGGCGGCGGGGCGGTCTTTCAACCTGGGCCCGCCGCGTACCTTACATCTGCTCGGCCGACTTGTCGGTCGGGTTCTGGATCAGCTTCTTGAGCTCGGCCGACATCGGGAAGTTCAGGTTCAGCCCCTTGGGCGGCACCGGGCTCTGGAACCATCTCTTGTAGATCTTGTTGATCTCGCCGGACTTGTAGAGCGCGACGATCGCGTCGTCGACCGCCTTCTTGAACGCCGGGTCGCCCTTGCGCATCATGCAGCCATAGACTTCGAACGACTGCGGCTTGCCGGTCACCACCCACTCGGCCGGGTTCTTGGCCTTAGCCATCTCGCCGGCCAAGAGCGCGTCGTCCATCATGAACGCGACCGCGCGGCCCGATTCGAGCATCAGGAACGATTCGCCGTGGTCCTTGGCGCTGATGATGTTCATGCCGAGGTTCTTGTCGGCGTTCATCGCCTTGATCAGCCGCTCGGACGTGGTGCCGGCGGTGGTCACGACGTTCTTGCCCTTCAGGTCGGGGAAGTCCTTCACGCCCGACGTCTTCTTCGTCAACAGGCGCGTGCCGATCTCGAAGATGCCGACCGAGAAGTCGACCTGCTTCTGGCGCTCGACGTTGTTGGTCGTCGAGCCGCACTCGAGGTCGACCGTGCCGTTCTGCACCAGCGGGATGCGCGTCTGCGACGTCACCAGGTTGTACCTGACCTGCAGCTTCGGCAGTTTCAGGTCTTTTTTCAGCTTGTCGACGACTTTGTTCGCGATGTCCATCGAGTAGCCGACCGGCTTCTGGTCGTTGTCGAGGTAGGAGAAGGGGATCGACGCGTCGCGGTGGCCGAGGGTAATCGTGCCGGACTGCTTGACCTTGTCGAGCGTGCCTTCGGCAAAAGCGGGGGCGGCGATGAGGCCGCCCATCAGGGCGGTAGCGATCAGTTTCTTGTGAAAACGCATGCTTTTCTCCTTTGTTGTCTTGCAACGTCGTGCCTGTGTCGCTGGAATCAGCGTTGAAACACCCCGTGGCCGCTTTTTTTCTTTCTAGCGCATCGGGGTCAGAACCTGCTTGAGAAACTGCTGGGCGCGTTCGGTCTGCGGCGCGCCGAAAAAGTCCGCCGGCGCGGCCGATTCGAGGATCCGGCCTTGGTCGATAAACACGACGCGGTCGGCCACTTCGCGCGCGAAGCCCATTTCGTGGGTGACCACCATCATCGTCATGCCCGACAGCGCCAGATCCTTCATCACCTTCAAGACTTCGCCGATCATTTCCGGGTCGAGCGCCGAGGTCGGCTCGTCGAACAGCATCACGCGCGGGTCCATCGCGAGACCGCGCGCGATCGCGA
This DNA window, taken from Crenobacter cavernae, encodes the following:
- a CDS encoding amino acid ABC transporter permease is translated as MNYHWDWGVFFKSTGIGQEIYLDWFVAGLGWTVAVALVAWIIALALGSVLGVMRTVPNRLVARIATIYVELFRNVPLLVQLFVWYFLVPDLLPERAQIWFKQDLNPAVSAYLSVVVCLALFTAARVCEQVRTGIQALPRGQTHAALAMGFSLTQIYRHVLLPQAFRIIIPPLTSEFLNIFKNSSVASLIGLMELLAQTKQTAEFTANLFEAFTLATAIYFVLNMSLMKGMAWVEKRVSVPGLIGSGGK
- a CDS encoding type IV pilus twitching motility protein PilT; translated protein: MEISDLLAFTVKNKASDLHLSAGLPPMIRVNGDVRRINLPPLAHPDVHDMVYDIMNDYQRKIFEDQYECDFSFELPGIARFRVNAFVQNRGMGAVFRVIPSKVLTLEDLAAPRIFQDIASYSRGLVLVTGPTGSGKSTTLAAMVDYVNENQYSHILTIEDPIEFVHESRKCLINQRELGQQTHSFANALKSALREDPDVILVGELRDLDTIRLALTAAETGHLVFGTLHTSSAAKTVDRIVDVFPAGEKEMVRSMLSESLRAVISQSLLKTRDETGRVAAHEILIGTAAVRNLIRENKIAQINSMLQTGQQHGMQTLDQCLTELVRRNLVSVSEARQKASNKDLF
- a CDS encoding PilT/PilU family type 4a pilus ATPase; its protein translation is MEKDQASRFIHDILKHATGKNASDVFIAADFPAAMKIDGKITPVSQQVLSAQHSKELVRAVMNDRQTEEFEATREANFAISPPGVGRFRVSAYQEQGRVGMVLRKINTEIPTVDGLGLPEVLKDIGMIKRGLVIFVGGTGSGKSTSLAAMVDWRNSNAADHIITIEDPIEFVHAHKKSIVTQREIGVDTDGWNVALKNTLRQAPDVILMGEIRDSETMGYALQFAETGHLCLATLHANNANQALDRILNFFPEERHQQVLMDLSLNMRSIISQRLVPKRGARGRVAAVEILLNSPLVADMIFKGEIAGLKEVMGRSREGGMQTFDQALFDLFEEGLIGYEDALKNADSVNDLRLKIKLYSEAGRARDPLDGIDHLDIL
- a CDS encoding YggS family pyridoxal phosphate-dependent enzyme: MSLSIADALASVQQRLDAATAATRRPAGSVALLAVSKTFPADAVRAAHAAGVTAFGENYVQELVEKTTTLAELPLEWHFIGPLQSNKTRPVAERADWVHTVDRLKIAERLSAQRPAALPPLNVCVQVNVSGEATKSGVALEDAPALARAVAALPSLKLRGLMCIPEPTEDTARLAEQFAALRRLLETLNAEGLALDTLSMGMSADLELAIAEGATLVRVGSAIFGARVYGAP
- a CDS encoding amino acid ABC transporter ATP-binding protein, which gives rise to MISIDNVSKWYGDFQVLTDCSTAVNKGDVVVVCGPSGSGKSTLIKCVNALEPFQKGAISVDGISVGDPKTDLPKLRARIGMVFQNFELFPHLTITDNLTIAQMKVLGRGADEARDKGMKLLERVGLTAQAAKYPGQLSGGQQQRVAIARALAMDPIAMLFDEPTSALDPEMINEVLDVMTQLAHEGMTMMCVTHEMGFARRVADRVIFMDRGQIIEDCSKDDFFGAPRGERAQQFLSKILQH
- a CDS encoding ABC transporter permease subunit (The N-terminal region of this protein, as described by TIGR01726, is a three transmembrane segment that identifies a subfamily of ABC transporter permease subunits, which specificities that include histidine, arginine, glutamine, glutamate, L-cystine (sic), the opines (in Agrobacterium) octopine and nopaline, etc.); translation: MMAFDFSQIGPSLPGLADGMWLTLKLLALAVAGGVAIGTVLALARLSSHRLLSGFAKGYVNIFRSVPLLLVITWFYFAVPFVLRWITGSDTPVGAFTSCLVAFMLFEAAYYSEIVRAGIQSITRGQISAAYALGMSYGQAMRLVVLPQAFRKMTPLLLQQSIILFQDTSLVYAVGLMDFLNTARSKGDIVGLPHEFLLFAGLVYFLISFGASSLVKRLQQRLTV
- a CDS encoding glutamate/aspartate ABC transporter substrate-binding protein, producing MRFHKKLIATALMGGLIAAPAFAEGTLDKVKQSGTITLGHRDASIPFSYLDNDQKPVGYSMDIANKVVDKLKKDLKLPKLQVRYNLVTSQTRIPLVQNGTVDLECGSTTNNVERQKQVDFSVGIFEIGTRLLTKKTSGVKDFPDLKGKNVVTTAGTTSERLIKAMNADKNLGMNIISAKDHGESFLMLESGRAVAFMMDDALLAGEMAKAKNPAEWVVTGKPQSFEVYGCMMRKGDPAFKKAVDDAIVALYKSGEINKIYKRWFQSPVPPKGLNLNFPMSAELKKLIQNPTDKSAEQM
- the thpR gene encoding RNA 2',3'-cyclic phosphodiesterase yields the protein MRLFFAVWPDNAARAALAQHAIGPWPHGTRPIRDDALHLTLAFLGDVDEAVLPALEALGARLGQRCVPTRMRLTKFGHWNNGIVWAAPERTPKALTGLVAELRQGLAELGVESDTRRYKPHITLARRASHLPPLAPGAIVYPLDHLALVASEAGPTGQVAYRTLARWPLSGRKKRARSKPEAPPLG